The Sphingomonas sp. G-3-2-10 DNA window TCAGCGGGTTGGAAAAGGCGGTGATTTCGCGAGGCATGTCGTGCCTTTAACCTGCCCGTCCCCCAAGCGAAAGCTGGGGGCTCAATCTTCCCCGAACCGGTCCTCGACCAAGGTCACCAGCGCCTGAACCGCATCCTCGGCGCCTGCGCCTTCAGCGCTGATCGTGATCGAATCGCCCATCGCGGCGCCCAGCATCATCAGCCCCATGATCGAGGTCGCGGTGACCTTCGATCCGTTCTTCTCGACGACCAATGGCACGGGCTGGGCCGATGCCAGCGTGACCAGCTTGGCGCTGGCGCGGGCATGGAGGCCGCGGCGGTTGGAGATCAGAACGGTGCGGCTGGTTTCGCTCATGCAGCGGCTTCTCCCAAAACCTCGGACGCGACGGTAATGTATTTCCGGCCGGCTTCGCGCGCGGCGGCGACGGCTTCGGCAACCTTCATCGTCTTGCGCGCGCCGCCCAGCCGGATCAGCATCGGCAGGTTGATACCCGCGATCACCTCTACCTTGCCCGCCTGCATCAGCGAGATGGCGAGGTTCGACGGGGTGCCGCCGAACAGGTCGGTCAGCAGGATCACTCCGCGGCCGCCATCCACTTCTTCGATCGCTTTCGCGATGTCGGCGCGACGTTCTTCCATATCGTCCTCGGGGCCGATGCAGATCGTGGCGATCCTTTCCTGCTTCCCGACAACATGCTCCATCGCGACGACGAACTCTTCGGCGAGCCGCCCATGCGTCACGAGAACGAGACCAATCATTTCACCTAAACTCCGCCCCCTGATGCAGCCGCCGGCGCCCCCTCAAGCGAATCCTGCGGCGCAGTCTGCAGATCGCGATGGGTCACCGTGGGCGAAAAACCCTCGTCGCGCAACCGCGCGGCCATCCGTTCGGTCACATGCACCGAACGATGACGGCCACCCGTGCATCCGAACGCTATCGTAACATACGCCTTACCTTCGGCCTCGTAACGCGGCAGCAACAAAAGCAGCAGCGACTCGATCTCCACCATCGCCTGATCATAGGCCGGATCGCCGGCGATATAGGCGGAGACGTCGGCATCCTGTCCCGTTCCGGGCCGCAGCGTCTCGACCCAGTGCGGATTGCGCAGGAAGCGCATGTCGAACACCAGATCGGCGTTGCTGGGCAGGCCGCGCGAATAGCCGAAGGACATGACCGAGAGCGTCGGTTCGCCCAGCCGCTCGCCCGAGAAGGTCGCGCGAATCTGCTGCGCCAGTTCGTTCGACGCCAGCTTGGTCGTGTCGATCAGCCGGTTCGACCAGCGGCGCAGCGGGGCGAGCAGCTCGCGCTCGCGGGCAATGCCTTCGCTGGCCGGGCGGTCCTGCGCCAGCGGGTGGCGGCGGCGCGTCTCGTTGTAGCGGCGCTCCAGCTCGCTGCCCGCGCATTCGAGGAACAGCGTGCCGATGTCGTGGCCATGCTCCTCGCGCAGCTTCTTGATGCGGCGGACGATGCTCTCCGCATCGAAGCCGCGAGTCGCGACGCCGATGCCGATCGCCAGCGGTCGGTCGTCGTCGCTGTCCTCGGCGGGTGCGGTGTCGAGCAGGCGGTTGAGGAGAAGGAGGGGAAGGTTGTCCACCGTTTCCCAGCCGAGATCCTCCAGCGTCCGCAGCACGGTCGACTTGCCCGCGCCGGACATGCCCGTGACCAGCAGGATCTGCTTGGGCCGCTTCTTGCTCATTTCGCGGTGCGCCCGAGCTGTTTCAGCGCCAGCTCGACCTTGATCGGCGCGGAGGGCTCCAGCGCGGGCAGGGGGAAGCAGGGCACGTCGACCCCCGCGATCCGGCGCGAGCGGCGTTCCTCGGGAAAGCGCGGTGGCGAATCGAGGATCACCACGATGATGTCGATCGGTACCTTGGCGACATGCGGCATCTCGATGATCCCGATGCCGCGAACCTCGATCTTGCCGGCGATGGTCACGGGCGGCGAGGCAAGCAGTTCGCCGACGCGGCTGGCGCGGTGGCAGATGGTCTGGTCGTCGGAGACGAGCGTCGCTCCGCGATCGATCAGGCGCAGCGCCAGATCCGACTTGCCCTCGCCAGAGCGGCCCTCGATCAGCACGGCGCGGCCGCCGATCGCCACGCAGCTGGCATGGATCGTTTCGGACGACAGTTCGGGCACGCGCAGTTCAGCCATTCACTCGCTCTCGGCCAGCGGAAGCCGCACGACGAAGCGCGCGCCCCCCATTCGATCCTCGCGGCTTTCCACCGCGATGCTCCCCTGATGGGCTTCGACAATCGTGCGCGCGATGGCAAGCCCCAGACCCGAATGCTGGCCGAATGCTTCGCTGTCCGGCCGCACCGAATGGAAGCGGCGGAAGATCGCCTCGCGCGCTGCCTCTGGCACGCCGGGGCCGTCATCCTCGACCCGGATCGTCAGCGTGTAGCCGTCGCTGGCCGCCGAGATCGCGATCAACCCGTCCGGGGGCGAGAAGGAAATGGCGTTCTCGATCAGGTTTTCGAACACCCGCTCCAGCCGCGCGCCTTCGCCCAGCGCGATCAGCGGCCGTCCGGTAGGCCGGTCGAAACGCAGGCGGATGCCGTTGGGCAGCCCGCGCGCCTCGCGCTGGTCGATCAGCGCCTGGATCATCTGCCCGACATCGACCGGTTCGAACGTGGCGCGGCTGAGCTGGGCATCGAGCCGCGAGGCTTCGGAAATATCGGTGATCAGCCGGTCGAGCCGGTGAACATCGTCGCGGACGATCTCGAGCAACTGGTCGCGATGCTCCTTCTTCTTCACCGTGGTCAGGCTCTCGACCGCGCTGCGCAGCGAGGCGAGGGGGTTCTTCAGTTCGTGCGTGACGTCGGCCGCGAAGGCTTCGGTCGCGTCGATCCGCGCCCGCAGCGCCTGGCTCATGTCCGAAAGTGCGCGGGCGAGCAGGCCGATCTCGTCGCTGCGCGTCGGCAGGCGCGGCACCACCACTTCGCGCGCGCGGCCCAGCCGCACCCGGATCGCGGCGCGGGCGAGGTGGCGCAGCGGCCGCACGATGGTCCGCGCGAGGAACAGCGAGAGGATGATCGAAGCGAGCGACACGAACAGCAGCACCACGCCCAGCCGGTAGCGTTCGGAGCGCACCGTCTGCGTGATGTCGCGCGCATTGACCGTAGTCATCACCACGCCCAGCCCGGCGATGGGCGCGGCGGCGGTAATCACCGGGGTGCGATCCGGCGCGCGCCACACCGTGGCGGGCGCGCCATGCGTTTCGTTGGCGGTGCGCACGTCGGGCCAGTTGAAGCCGTGCGCGGGGTCGCGCTCGCGATACTGCATCACCCGGTCCGCGCCGGCGACCGTGTCGATCACGCCGTCGAGGAAGCGGGCGACCGTCTGGTTCCACGGATCCTTGTCCGGATCGCGCAGCACGAAGTTGCGCAGGCCCAGTTCCTTGCTGTCGGAGATCAGCTTGCCCGCTTCGTCATACAGCCGGATGCGCACGCCCATGTCGCGCGCCAGGCTGAGCACGAGCAGGTCGCGCCGCTCCTTGGTCGCCGATGCGAGCGACTGGGCGATCAGGCGGACTTCGCGGCTCGACTGGGCGATGCGGCTCTCCACGATCCGTTCGCGATACGAATCTAGGTACGAGAAGCCGCCGCCCAGCAGGGCGAGCGCGAAGATGTTGACCGCCAGAATCCGTGGAGTCAGCGAGATCCGGTTGGACCATTTGAGCGCGAGGACGCGCTCTTCATTCGTCCGAGAATCGGTATCCGGCGCCATACAGGGTTTCGATTGCGTCGAACTCACCGTCGACCTGGCGGAACTTGCGGCGGACCCGCTTGATGTGGCTGTCGATGGTGCGATCGTCGACGTAGATGTCGTCCTGATAGGCGGCATCCATCAACTGGTTGCGCGTCTTCACGATGCCGGGCCGTTGCGCCAGCGTCTCGAGGATCAGGAATTCGGTGACGGTCAGCGTCACGTTGGTGCCGTTCCACGTCACGCGGTGACGCGCCGGATCCATCGCCAGCCGTCCGCGCACCAGCGGCTGGGCCGGTTCGGCGGCTTCGCCCTCGGCAGCCGGCATGGCCACTTCGGTGCGGCGCAGGATCGCGCGGATGCGAGCGATCAGCAGGCGCTGGCTGAACGGCTTCGCGATATAATCGTCCGCGCCCATTGCGAGGCCCAGCGCCTCGTCGAGCTCGTCGTCCTTGCTGGTCAGGAAAATCACCGGAATCGCGCTCTTTTCGCGCAGCCGGCGCAGCAGTTCGAGCCCGTCCATCTTGGGCATCTTGATGTCGAGCACCGCCAGATCGGGCGGATTCTCGACCAGCGCCTTCAGCGCGCTTTCGCCGTCCGAATAGACTCGCGTCAGGAAACCCTCGGTCTGAAGTGCGATCGAGACCGAAGTGAGGATGTTGCGGTCGTCGTCGACCAGCGCGATCGTAGCCGTCATCGGGCGGTGCGAACCTGTGTCAGAACCATCGTCATGCGATTATACGAAACTCCCTCGCCCCTCAATGCGCCCCGCAATTCGCACGGGTTGGACGAGGATCGGGGCGGGATTGGGGCGGGGCGCAGCTGCCCGCAAAGCCATTCAGAAATAAATACTATAATTGACCGCTGCCTGTTTTGCTTGATGCAAGGCGCGCGTTGCATTCCAGTTGCGGCGGCCGGAAGCGGGGCCGTGATTCGGGTAAAGCCGGTCAAATCGCTCCCGCGGATTCGTGCCTCGCGAAAATTCGATAGC harbors:
- a CDS encoding response regulator transcription factor, whose translation is MTATIALVDDDRNILTSVSIALQTEGFLTRVYSDGESALKALVENPPDLAVLDIKMPKMDGLELLRRLREKSAIPVIFLTSKDDELDEALGLAMGADDYIAKPFSQRLLIARIRAILRRTEVAMPAAEGEAAEPAQPLVRGRLAMDPARHRVTWNGTNVTLTVTEFLILETLAQRPGIVKTRNQLMDAAYQDDIYVDDRTIDSHIKRVRRKFRQVDGEFDAIETLYGAGYRFSDE
- a CDS encoding stimulus-sensing domain-containing protein; the protein is MAPDTDSRTNEERVLALKWSNRISLTPRILAVNIFALALLGGGFSYLDSYRERIVESRIAQSSREVRLIAQSLASATKERRDLLVLSLARDMGVRIRLYDEAGKLISDSKELGLRNFVLRDPDKDPWNQTVARFLDGVIDTVAGADRVMQYRERDPAHGFNWPDVRTANETHGAPATVWRAPDRTPVITAAAPIAGLGVVMTTVNARDITQTVRSERYRLGVVLLFVSLASIILSLFLARTIVRPLRHLARAAIRVRLGRAREVVVPRLPTRSDEIGLLARALSDMSQALRARIDATEAFAADVTHELKNPLASLRSAVESLTTVKKKEHRDQLLEIVRDDVHRLDRLITDISEASRLDAQLSRATFEPVDVGQMIQALIDQREARGLPNGIRLRFDRPTGRPLIALGEGARLERVFENLIENAISFSPPDGLIAISAASDGYTLTIRVEDDGPGVPEAAREAIFRRFHSVRPDSEAFGQHSGLGLAIARTIVEAHQGSIAVESREDRMGGARFVVRLPLAESE
- a CDS encoding HPr family phosphocarrier protein; this encodes MSETSRTVLISNRRGLHARASAKLVTLASAQPVPLVVEKNGSKVTATSIMGLMMLGAAMGDSITISAEGAGAEDAVQALVTLVEDRFGED
- the rapZ gene encoding RNase adapter RapZ, giving the protein MSKKRPKQILLVTGMSGAGKSTVLRTLEDLGWETVDNLPLLLLNRLLDTAPAEDSDDDRPLAIGIGVATRGFDAESIVRRIKKLREEHGHDIGTLFLECAGSELERRYNETRRRHPLAQDRPASEGIARERELLAPLRRWSNRLIDTTKLASNELAQQIRATFSGERLGEPTLSVMSFGYSRGLPSNADLVFDMRFLRNPHWVETLRPGTGQDADVSAYIAGDPAYDQAMVEIESLLLLLLPRYEAEGKAYVTIAFGCTGGRHRSVHVTERMAARLRDEGFSPTVTHRDLQTAPQDSLEGAPAAASGGGV
- a CDS encoding HPr kinase/phosphatase C-terminal domain-containing protein is translated as MAELRVPELSSETIHASCVAIGGRAVLIEGRSGEGKSDLALRLIDRGATLVSDDQTICHRASRVGELLASPPVTIAGKIEVRGIGIIEMPHVAKVPIDIIVVILDSPPRFPEERRSRRIAGVDVPCFPLPALEPSAPIKVELALKQLGRTAK
- a CDS encoding PTS sugar transporter subunit IIA, with protein sequence MIGLVLVTHGRLAEEFVVAMEHVVGKQERIATICIGPEDDMEERRADIAKAIEEVDGGRGVILLTDLFGGTPSNLAISLMQAGKVEVIAGINLPMLIRLGGARKTMKVAEAVAAAREAGRKYITVASEVLGEAAA